The Actinomycetota bacterium DNA window TCCGGGTCTCTTCCTGGAAGAGGAAGGCGGCGAGATCGCGCGCTCCCTCCACGTTGGTATCCGGGAAGACGGCCGGGTTGGTGACGATCACCGAGTACACGTTCTTCAGCCCCGCATCCCCCTCGACCATGACCTCGAGGTCGAGAGCCTGGTCGAGGACGATGAAGGTCGCCCGGTCGGCGAGGGTGTAGGCGCCCTCCTGGTCGGCCAGCCTCAGGGTGTACCCCATCCCCTGGCCGCTCTCGCGGTACCAGTCCCCGGAGGGCTGGATGCCCGCCCTCTCCAATACGCTCAGCTCCATGGCGTGGGTCCCCGAGGCGTCGCCGCGTGACAGGAAAGTGGCGCCGGAGACGCTGATGCGGGCGAAGGCCTCCGCCGCGTCCGACATCCCCCTGACGCCCGCGGGGTCGTCCGCGGGCCCCGCGATGATGAAGTCGTTGTACATCACCTCGCGGCGGCTCTCCCCCAAACCTGCCTGCATGAACTCGGCCTCCGCCCTCGGCTCGTGGGTGATGGTGACGTCGGCCTCTCCCTGCCGCGCCATGAGCAGCGCGGCGCCGCTTCCCACGGCCACCGCCTTCACCCGGTAGGGGTATTCCTCCTCGAAGCTCTCGATCAGCGCGTCGAGCAGCCCCGAATCGAGGACGCTGGTGGTGGTGGCGAGGATGAGTTCGCTTCTCTCCTCATCGGGGATGGAGGGGGGCGCGCAGCCGCCGGCCCACGGCGAGATCGCCGCCGCCAGCAGGGCGGCCACCAGGATCCAGGCTACCTTCTTCATCCACCCGCGGCCTCCATGACCGTCGCGGCCCGCCGCGTGGCGGCGAGGACGCCTCTCGGCCGGCCTCCTGGCCTCGCGGGCGGCGGGCTCGCTCCATGGCCCGCGGCGCGGCCGCGCGCATGTTCGTGGCGGGTTCGTCACCTCACGATCTCCATGCTCACGATGCGGTGGATCCAGTAGAATCCGTCCTCGCTCCCGACCACCAGGCGCACCGGCCCCTGTTCCCTGGGGATGGGCGCGCCGTTCTCCGCCCAGGCCAGGATGGTGTCCGGACGCATGGCCATCTCATAGCTAACCCTGGCCACGTAGCCGTCCCAGGCCTCCATCCTCACCTCGACGAACGGTTCCTCCACGCCCTGGCCCCGGAGGACGTCCCCGAGGCGGGCCCCCGTCCACACCCCCGGCTTCTCCATGCCGTTGGAGCGCACGAGCACCGTCTCCACGTCGACGTTCTTGTATCCCCTGATCTCATCGGTGTCGATATCCGGCCTTTCCCCCAGGGGGTCGTGTATCTCGATGGTCCTGCATTCCTCGTACATGCCCTCCAGGCGTCTCTCGCTCTCCAGGAGCATGGGGGAGTCGTTCCGGCTTCCGCCGCATCCATAGAGAAAGGCGAGGGTAAACGCCGTGATCAGCAATGCCGCCGGGATGCAGGGATGCCTGCGCATGCGGCTCATTCCTCCACGCCGAGGTGTCGGATCAGGGGGATGATCATCACCCCTAGCGGCCAGGAGGACATGGGCGCCCACGCCAACCATAGCACCAGCGAGGTCATGCCCCCTTCGGCGATGAAGGCGAGGGCCGTGGCCGGCGGAGAGATATGCTCGCCGGGCGCCGCATCTCCCGATTGCGGGCCGCCGCCGGGGACCGGCTGCGGGGACGTTTCCAGGGCCGGCTGCGGGGGCGTTTCCGGAGCCGGTTGCGGGGACGGCGCCGGCTGCGGCGCGGGAGCCGGCGGAGGCGCTGGCGCGCTCACCGCGCCGTAGACCGCGAGGGAGCCCTCGGGGACCGCGCTCGCGGCCGGGGGCTGCTCTCCGGCCGGCAGGGGCAACACCCCCACCGCGTAGACCATCCTGGCGCAGAGCGGGGTGTTGGCGTCTCCTCCCTGCTCCCTGTTCCCGGGGGAGGCTTGGGGGACGATCAGCCGCAGGCTGCCTTCCTCTCCCTGCAGGGTTTTCCCGTTCTTCTCGTAGGCGATGATCGTACGCAGGCCTCCGGGATAGCAGCTTCTTGCCTGGGAGAGGCTGAGCGAGACGGTGTATCCGTCACGGGCCATGACCTCCACGCCCGTGGCCCCGGCGGCGACGCGCAGCTTTTCGTCCAGGAGGTAGGTGAGGGGCACGCCGCGGTAATCCGCCTCGTAGTAGGTGAACGGCTCCTGCGACTTGAGGAAGGTGTAATGGCCGGAGAAGGAGGGCATGGAAGCGATTTCGGACATGGTGAAGACGAAACCGCCGCCCGTGGCCGCGTGACAATCATTCCAGGCCTGCACGCCGGCGGCAAGGGAGGAAGCCAGCATGACCGCGAGCGCGACCGCGGCGGCCCGCGGCATGCCCTTTCCTCTCTCCTTCCTACCCGCGTAGGAGGCGGTCGAGGCGCCCAGCAGCAGCAATGCGGGGATGAGGAAAGACAGGGGCAGGATGGGCGAAAACGGGCGGGTGGACGGGACATCGCCGTAGACCCACAGCTCGTCCAGGGGCACCTGCTTTGGGTCGGGACGTTCGCTCCCCTCGTCCACGGGACCGATCTCTATCAGCCTGAGGTTGGAGACCCACGACGGCTTGTTTATCTCCCCATCTTCGTATTGCGGCATCACCAGCCGCAGGGGCCCGTTGCCGTCGGGCTCCGGCTGCAGCCTCTCGCCGTTCATCTCCCAGGCCAGCAGGGGAAGGAGGCCCTGCGCGTTGCGGCGCTTGAGGTCGGCCAGGGTCAGCACCGAACCCACCGCCGGCCAGAAGTAGCCATCCGGGGCGATCAGCCTGACCTCCGCTCCTTCCGCCGTTATCCCGCACCGCTCGAGAAAGAGGTGGAGAGCGACGCCTTCGAACTCGGTGTCTTCGACCGTCTGCCAGTTGTTGATGCTGTGATAGGTAGCCCGCGTGGAGGGCATGGAGAGGACCTCGTCGTAGCCGACCACGAGGTACTCCTTTCCCCCGAAGCCGTAAACGAGGAAGAGCGTCAGGGATATCGCCATGAGCAGGGACGCGAAGATGAACGGCCACCACCGTTTCCGGCCCATGCACCCTCCTTTCCAAGCACGGGAGGCCCGCCGGTTTCCCGGCGAACCCTATCGGCCTCCGGCCATGGCTTGCGCTTTAGGCCGGCAGGCTCGGAGAGCGATACCGCTTCAAGATAGCATGAGCCTCGCTTCGCGTGTCAAGTTCGCGGCATCCCGACGGCCTTAACGGATAACCCGCGCGCCGGCGGAGATGATGCGGGCGGCCTCGTGCGGACGCACGGGACGAACGCATGCTCCGCGCGGCGGGGAAAATGCCCGGCCCGCCCTGTCGCCCCATCGGCCTTGCCGGGCCGGCCTGCTCCCCTGCGCGGCTTTTCGCGCGGGAGGAGAACGCTCGCAAGGCGGCCTTGAGGACGACGCGGGCGGCATACTCGGCCCGGGACGCGGCGGGCGGCGGACGGTGCGCGAAGGGTGGTGCTTTCACGTCTCCGTAGGCGTCTTGCCCTGGCGGCGACATGTTGGTGATCGGGGGAAAACCGGGAAGATGAGAGGGGGTCGCGGGAAACGGCCGGCCATCTCGTCTATCTCGTTGATCGTTGGGGGCTGACCCCCAAGGATTGGCGGATGTTGCCGGTTGACAGCGGAGGTAGCCCATAGTACAAATTGATTGGTTTTCCGAGCAGCCTGCTCCTAAGGCGCGAGCTATGGAGGGCTGCCGATAGGGTGGGATTGGAAACGGTCCCGCCTCCCGTGTTTGGAAAGGAAAACCGGCTATGCGATGCGAGCGTGGCGTCCTTTCCGCATGGGGGACGCCCCCCTTTTTTTCGCGAGCCGTCCTTTCCTGCGCGGAAAGGGCGGCTTCTTATTGCATGGAGCAAAAGGCAGTCGCGAAAGTTGATTCGCGAAGGGAGGAGGAGACATGCGAAAACACCTTATCGTCATGCTTGGAGCCCTTCTGTGCCTGGCCTTGGCCGCGCCCGTGGTCGCGGCTTCTTCGCCGGCGCGGGAAGACGTGGGCTTTCAGGCCGACGCGGTATCCGGTGCATCGCCAAATTACCGCGTCTTCACCGAAGCGGAACTGAAAGCGATGAAGAAGCATGTCCAGACCCTTGACGGCGGGGGCGACATCGTCTCCATCAGCGAGGGGCTGGCGGGCGGCCATTACACCTGCCAGAAAAACTCCGATCCCTATACTTATTTCGAGCAGGATTGGAAGGGCGTGAGCCTCTCCTACCTGCTGGAGCAGGAGGTGGGCCTCAAGCCGGACACCACCGGCATCAAGGTCATCGCCGACGACGGCTACGCCGTCACCCTGACCCTGGACCAGATGAGGCAGAACGGCAACCCCAGGGGGTTGGACACCATCCTGGCATGGCAGAAGGGAAAGCCGAGCGCGGACAACCCCCACGCCCCCGATGCCACCGGGGCACCCTGGGTGGCGCCGCTCCCCACCGACCAGGTCCTGGATGAATCCGAGGGGCCTTTCCGGCTGGTCATGCCCCAGAAGGTGGAAGGGCCGGACCCGCGCAACGTCGCTTATTCGCCCGCCGGCACGGGAGATGCCAACTGGAACAAGGCGGTGCAGCGCGTGCGGGCCATCGAGGTGCAGCCGGTGCCTCCGGGAATACCGTCCATCGACCCCGCCGCCATACCTCCGAGCGAGATCGTGGTCTACGGCAACATCCTCAACCGCAAGACCCTCACCGTGGACCAGCTTAAGTCAATCGCCCCCGTCACCGCGGATTACCCCTGGAAGAACAAGGCCGCCGAGACCGGCGTGGACGCTTGCGCCGGCATCCACATGGACTGCCTCCTCGACCAGGTCGTCGGGCTGGGGGATGTCGCCACCCAGGTGGAGCTGCTCGCCGCCGACGGCTGGGGGTTCAAGGACCGGTGGACCCTGGACCAGATTCGGGACACCTACGGACCCGACGGCGACCTCAAGTTCATGCTGGCCTGGAACAGGAACGGGGAGGACCTGGGACCCGAGCCCGATGGCGACGGGCCCATCCAGATGATCAAGCCGCAGTTCGATCCCGACGACACCAACACCAGCAAATGGCTGAAGTGGGTGCGTACGGTGCAGGTCGACGACGGCGACGAGGCAAACGACGACCCGGCTCCCGATCCCACGCAGATCCCCACCGACCGCGCCATCTTCTGGGGGGATATCGACGCCGGCAACGTGCCCAGCGAGTGGTTTTTCGCCGAGGGATGCACCGGTTTCGGCTTCGAGGCCTGGCTGTCCATCGCCAACCCCAACTCCTGGGAGAGTAAGGTCATCGTGGATTACCATATCGAGGGCGAAGCCCCGCAGCAGCAGACCCTTACGGTCCCGGCGCGTACCCGGCACACCATCAACGTGGCCGCGGTGATCGGCGAGGGCAAGAACTTCTCCGCCCGCGTCGAGGGCTATCACGGCGACTCCATCGTGGCCGAGCGCGCAATGTATTGGAGCGGTAAAACGGGCGGGCACTGCGCCTCCGGCGTGAATGCGCCGGAGGAGCGCTGGTACCTGGCCGAGGGATGCACCGCTGGCGGCTTCGAGACCTGGGTGCTGTTGCAGAACCCGGGAAGCGAAGACGCCACCGTGAACCTCACCTACCTGACGGATACGGGAGAGGTGAAGGGCAGCCCCGTGCTCGTGCCGGCCATGTCGCGCCGCACCGTCAACATAGCCACCGACGGGGTGGCGGACAGGTGGGACGTCTCCACCATGGTGAAATCGGATCATCCCATCGTGGCCGAGCGGGCCGTGTACTGGAACAATAGGAGGGGCGGCCACTGCGAAATGGGAGTGACCTCGCCCGCCAGCCGGTGGTACCTGGCCGAGGGCGCCACCGCGGGCGGTTTCGAGACCTGGGTGCTGGTGCAGAACCCCAACGACAACGAGGTCAGGGTGGACCTGGCCTTCATGACCGGCTCCGGCCCCGTGGCCCCACCCGAGCTACAGGACTATGTCATAGCGGCGAGGTCGCGCCACTCCTTCAACATCAACGCTTT harbors:
- a CDS encoding substrate-binding domain-containing protein, translating into MKKVAWILVAALLAAAISPWAGGCAPPSIPDEERSELILATTTSVLDSGLLDALIESFEEEYPYRVKAVAVGSGAALLMARQGEADVTITHEPRAEAEFMQAGLGESRREVMYNDFIIAGPADDPAGVRGMSDAAEAFARISVSGATFLSRGDASGTHAMELSVLERAGIQPSGDWYRESGQGMGYTLRLADQEGAYTLADRATFIVLDQALDLEVMVEGDAGLKNVYSVIVTNPAVFPDTNVEGARDLAAFLFQEETRKLIRGFGLDRYGRHLFYLFE
- a CDS encoding molybdopterin-dependent oxidoreductase — protein: MRRHPCIPAALLITAFTLAFLYGCGGSRNDSPMLLESERRLEGMYEECRTIEIHDPLGERPDIDTDEIRGYKNVDVETVLVRSNGMEKPGVWTGARLGDVLRGQGVEEPFVEVRMEAWDGYVARVSYEMAMRPDTILAWAENGAPIPREQGPVRLVVGSEDGFYWIHRIVSMEIVR
- a CDS encoding molybdopterin-dependent oxidoreductase; this encodes MGRKRWWPFIFASLLMAISLTLFLVYGFGGKEYLVVGYDEVLSMPSTRATYHSINNWQTVEDTEFEGVALHLFLERCGITAEGAEVRLIAPDGYFWPAVGSVLTLADLKRRNAQGLLPLLAWEMNGERLQPEPDGNGPLRLVMPQYEDGEINKPSWVSNLRLIEIGPVDEGSERPDPKQVPLDELWVYGDVPSTRPFSPILPLSFLIPALLLLGASTASYAGRKERGKGMPRAAAVALAVMLASSLAAGVQAWNDCHAATGGGFVFTMSEIASMPSFSGHYTFLKSQEPFTYYEADYRGVPLTYLLDEKLRVAAGATGVEVMARDGYTVSLSLSQARSCYPGGLRTIIAYEKNGKTLQGEEGSLRLIVPQASPGNREQGGDANTPLCARMVYAVGVLPLPAGEQPPAASAVPEGSLAVYGAVSAPAPPPAPAPQPAPSPQPAPETPPQPALETSPQPVPGGGPQSGDAAPGEHISPPATALAFIAEGGMTSLVLWLAWAPMSSWPLGVMIIPLIRHLGVEE